The Streptomyces sp. Alt3 genome has a segment encoding these proteins:
- a CDS encoding McrC family protein — protein sequence MTVRDVTLHEYGPAVSVPLCTEAGLALAGSGILQSATPDPGRQGHWVLRAGSRVGAVRTPGGTIVRIMPKTPVRRLFFLLGFSLDPARAWRDSREGGIDTGTYDDIVPALAHAVERQIDAALRRGVLQGYREVEESAPVVRGRLREAEQIRRHFGRTPPAEVTYDAYTGDIAENRILRAAVERLLRLPQVPGLVRRRLVHQRVRLADARPLIRGQQLPRWQPSRLNSRYQPALRLAEAVLRGTSPEHRPAGAEPLVVDGFLLDMNKLFEDFVTVALREAFREQGLAAYLQDSHHLDTAGRVRIRPDLVVRTGDGRTPLAVVDAKYKEEKADGLHNADLYQALAYATALGLHEAHLVYAAGRQAGRFHEVRGTVAGRDGRGVRLYQHTLDLCQEPDRILSALRTIAARPAATTPLSPS from the coding sequence ATGACTGTGCGCGATGTGACACTCCACGAGTACGGGCCTGCGGTCTCGGTCCCGCTGTGCACCGAGGCCGGGCTGGCCCTCGCCGGCTCCGGCATCCTGCAGAGCGCGACCCCTGATCCTGGCAGGCAGGGGCACTGGGTACTGCGGGCGGGCAGCCGGGTGGGCGCCGTACGCACTCCCGGCGGCACGATCGTACGGATCATGCCCAAGACCCCCGTGCGCCGATTGTTCTTCCTCCTGGGTTTCAGCCTCGATCCGGCACGCGCCTGGCGCGACAGCAGGGAGGGAGGCATCGACACCGGCACGTACGACGACATCGTCCCGGCCCTCGCGCACGCCGTGGAACGGCAGATCGACGCGGCGCTGCGCCGGGGTGTCCTCCAGGGCTACCGGGAGGTGGAGGAGTCCGCTCCGGTCGTACGCGGGCGACTGCGCGAGGCCGAGCAGATCCGGCGGCACTTCGGGCGTACGCCGCCCGCGGAGGTCACCTACGACGCGTACACCGGCGACATCGCCGAGAACCGCATCCTGCGCGCGGCCGTCGAGCGGTTGCTGCGGCTGCCGCAAGTCCCTGGCCTGGTCCGACGGCGCCTCGTCCATCAGCGTGTGCGTCTCGCCGATGCCCGGCCCCTGATACGGGGACAGCAACTGCCGCGTTGGCAGCCGTCGCGCCTGAACTCCCGCTACCAGCCCGCCCTACGACTCGCCGAGGCCGTCCTGCGAGGCACCTCCCCGGAACACCGGCCGGCCGGTGCCGAGCCGCTCGTCGTGGACGGCTTCCTGCTCGACATGAACAAACTGTTCGAGGATTTCGTCACGGTCGCTCTGCGAGAGGCCTTCCGGGAGCAGGGTTTGGCCGCCTACCTCCAGGACTCGCACCACCTGGACACCGCAGGTCGTGTGCGCATACGCCCTGACCTCGTCGTACGCACGGGTGACGGCCGCACTCCGCTCGCCGTCGTCGACGCCAAGTACAAGGAGGAGAAGGCCGACGGGCTCCACAACGCCGACCTCTACCAGGCGCTCGCGTATGCCACAGCGCTCGGTCTGCACGAGGCTCACCTCGTATACGCGGCGGGGCGACAAGCGGGACGCTTCCATGAGGTACGGGGCACGGTTGCCGGGCGGGACGGACGAGGAGTACGGCTGTACCAGCACACCCTCGACCTCTGCCAGGAACCGGACCGGATCCTGTCCGCCCTCCGGACCATCGCCGCAAGGCCGGCCGCCACCACACCACTTTCACCATCATGA
- a CDS encoding UvrD-helicase domain-containing protein, with amino-acid sequence MPRLAFAQSFWDGYDMLEKPVRAGVRKAMRKFQTLSAAELNADKGLHLESVGSARDPRMRTIRITDFWRGVVLAPDDGSDMFLLVNVLPHDDAYSWAAKRLYSANSATRALEVRNAVALDELTPLYETAARNAPQLLFAGVSDGTLHELGIDDQVLRAARSLVDKAQLDAFATLLPEDQLEVLQYLAEGFGPDEVYRDVVAVRRPADAPAEPVEDLATVIANTSARIRLVTGPDELEEMLEKPFDAWRVFLHPSQRRVAYRTSYRGPVQVTGGPGTGKTVAALHRVKHLLGRREDGRVLLTTYTNALAAGLRQMLGLLLDEDEELLARVDVTTVDAYANGIVRAKSGIAPKPVGDREQRQLWEKAVKQLDLPFTSQFLAQEYRHVVLGQDLRDLDAYLGASRRGRGTGLGSARRCEVWSAVERFEQFLRARGETTHLGVCTRAAELLSEDAAPYAHVVVDEAQDLHPAQWRVLRAAVSSGPDDLFVTGDPHQRIYDSRVPLGSLGIATVGRSFRLRVNYRSTEEILAWSARLLAPVTVEALEGEGVDSLAGYRSLLHGRLPQVQEYATRQEETEALVDRVRTLVDDGLAPHEIGVCARFNLSLDTAEEKLKAAGIPVLRVRGQVAQGTEGVRLATMHAMKGLEFRAVSVLGVNEGAVPFAREITPREADPLQHESDLLRERCLLFVACTRAREALSVTWNGAPSPFLDRTA; translated from the coding sequence ATGCCACGGCTCGCGTTCGCCCAGAGTTTCTGGGACGGCTACGACATGCTCGAGAAGCCGGTGCGAGCGGGTGTTCGCAAGGCCATGCGCAAGTTCCAGACCCTGAGTGCTGCCGAACTCAACGCGGACAAGGGCCTGCACCTGGAGTCTGTCGGAAGCGCCCGTGACCCGCGGATGCGCACCATCCGCATCACCGACTTCTGGCGGGGCGTCGTCCTCGCCCCCGACGACGGCAGCGACATGTTCCTGCTGGTCAACGTCCTGCCGCACGACGACGCCTACTCCTGGGCGGCAAAACGCCTGTACAGCGCCAACTCCGCGACCAGGGCTCTGGAGGTGCGGAACGCCGTTGCTCTGGACGAGCTGACCCCCTTGTACGAGACGGCCGCACGCAATGCTCCTCAGTTGCTGTTCGCTGGTGTCTCCGACGGCACTCTGCACGAACTGGGCATCGACGACCAGGTGCTGCGCGCCGCACGTTCGCTCGTGGACAAGGCACAGCTGGACGCCTTCGCGACGCTTCTGCCGGAGGACCAGCTGGAGGTGCTCCAATACCTGGCCGAGGGGTTCGGACCGGATGAGGTCTACCGGGACGTCGTCGCCGTCCGCCGGCCCGCCGACGCGCCCGCCGAGCCGGTCGAGGACCTGGCCACCGTGATCGCCAACACTTCCGCACGCATTCGCCTGGTCACGGGGCCGGACGAGCTGGAGGAGATGCTGGAGAAGCCGTTCGACGCCTGGCGCGTCTTCCTCCATCCCTCCCAGCGCCGCGTGGCCTACCGCACCTCGTACAGAGGCCCCGTCCAGGTCACCGGAGGGCCGGGGACGGGAAAGACTGTCGCCGCCCTGCACCGGGTCAAGCATCTGCTCGGACGCCGCGAGGACGGTCGCGTCCTGCTGACCACCTATACGAACGCGCTCGCGGCCGGATTGCGCCAGATGCTGGGCCTCCTCCTCGACGAGGACGAGGAGCTCCTGGCGCGGGTGGACGTGACGACGGTCGACGCCTACGCGAACGGCATCGTGCGCGCGAAGTCCGGAATCGCGCCCAAGCCGGTCGGGGACCGGGAACAACGTCAGCTGTGGGAGAAGGCCGTCAAGCAGCTTGATCTGCCGTTCACCTCACAGTTCTTGGCGCAGGAGTACCGGCACGTCGTACTCGGCCAGGATCTGCGCGATCTCGACGCCTACCTCGGCGCGAGTCGTCGTGGCCGCGGCACCGGCCTCGGCTCCGCACGCCGGTGTGAGGTGTGGAGCGCCGTGGAGCGGTTCGAACAGTTCTTGCGTGCTCGTGGTGAGACCACACACCTGGGTGTCTGCACCAGGGCGGCGGAACTCCTGTCCGAAGATGCGGCTCCTTACGCCCATGTGGTCGTCGACGAGGCTCAGGATCTGCACCCCGCGCAGTGGCGGGTGCTGCGTGCCGCAGTCTCCTCCGGCCCGGACGACCTGTTCGTCACGGGTGACCCGCATCAGCGGATCTACGATTCCCGGGTCCCGCTCGGCTCTCTGGGTATCGCGACCGTCGGCCGCAGCTTCCGGCTGCGGGTCAACTACCGCTCGACGGAGGAGATCCTTGCCTGGTCGGCGCGGCTCCTCGCACCGGTCACCGTCGAAGCGCTCGAGGGCGAGGGGGTGGACTCGCTGGCCGGATACCGGTCCCTGCTGCACGGGCGCCTGCCCCAGGTACAGGAGTACGCGACGCGACAGGAGGAGACCGAGGCTCTGGTGGACCGGGTCCGCACGTTGGTCGACGATGGCCTCGCGCCGCACGAGATCGGCGTGTGTGCCCGCTTCAACCTCTCTCTGGACACAGCCGAGGAGAAGCTGAAGGCTGCCGGTATACCCGTGCTGCGGGTCCGAGGTCAGGTCGCGCAGGGGACCGAGGGAGTGAGGCTGGCAACCATGCACGCGATGAAAGGGCTGGAGTTCCGGGCCGTGTCGGTTCTCGGTGTCAACGAGGGCGCGGTCCCGTTCGCCCGCGAGATCACCCCACGCGAGGCAGACCCGCTCCAGCACGAATCCGACCTGCTCCGGGAGCGCTGCCTCCTCTTCGTCGCCTGCACACGCGCCCGCGAAGCCCTGAGCGTGACGTGGAACGGAGCTCCAAGCCCCTTCCTGGACCGGACCGCCTGA
- a CDS encoding HsdM family class I SAM-dependent methyltransferase: protein MKTDDASPVGPLVTGSEIARLAGVTRAAVSNWRRRYDDFPAQAGGAANSPLYALAEVQAWLDRQRKGQEVSPEVELWQAMRAAFGEQMVAGLAEVAAMLAGARTARLPDGVATRVEALLEREGPVDLVNGLTERFMDSARRAGSDQVTSERVVRAVCHFAPELPPDATVFDPACGIGVLLLSVTQGAVSRCHGQEIDADSARFAQLRADVLGQPGVRIVSGDSLRGDAWPDVRADLVVCDPPAGVTEWGRDELLLDSRWELGTPSKAEGELAWLQHAYAHTDRGGQVLMVMPASVAYRKAGRRIRAELVRRGILRQLVALPPGTATSHALSVHLWCLRRPESTGSAEEIRTVRMIDLTDNSPEGSLEPRPDQVVDVPLIELLDDTVDLTPASHLRTRHRDFPGEYAALRKELDDEVRRLAALLPGLKPGVRPGSLDGATTSVADLARAGLVTYDGPEPVSASEQLDTDYLQGFLLSSVNARRSTSASGTYRMDGKGSRIPRMDIADQRRYGAAFRALSAFEEGMRKVGDLSRQLSEVARDGLAAGALMPEE from the coding sequence ATGAAGACCGACGACGCCTCGCCCGTTGGCCCCCTGGTCACTGGCTCCGAGATTGCTCGGTTGGCCGGTGTCACTCGGGCCGCCGTCTCCAATTGGCGACGGCGATACGACGACTTCCCCGCTCAGGCGGGTGGTGCCGCGAACAGTCCGCTGTACGCGCTTGCAGAGGTCCAGGCATGGCTGGACAGGCAGCGCAAAGGGCAGGAAGTCTCACCCGAGGTCGAGTTGTGGCAGGCCATGCGGGCAGCGTTCGGTGAGCAGATGGTCGCCGGACTGGCCGAGGTGGCTGCCATGCTTGCCGGGGCGCGGACAGCGAGACTGCCGGACGGTGTCGCCACCCGCGTGGAAGCGCTTCTCGAACGCGAGGGGCCCGTCGATCTCGTCAACGGGCTGACCGAACGTTTCATGGACTCTGCCCGGCGTGCAGGGTCGGACCAGGTGACCTCCGAGCGCGTGGTACGCGCCGTGTGTCATTTCGCCCCCGAGCTGCCGCCCGACGCCACGGTGTTCGACCCCGCATGCGGGATCGGCGTGCTGCTCCTCTCCGTTACCCAGGGCGCCGTATCGCGCTGCCACGGCCAGGAGATCGACGCCGACAGTGCCCGATTCGCACAGCTTCGCGCCGATGTCCTCGGTCAACCAGGTGTGCGCATCGTGTCGGGTGATTCGCTGCGTGGAGATGCATGGCCCGATGTCCGTGCGGATCTGGTCGTCTGCGACCCGCCGGCCGGCGTGACCGAATGGGGACGGGACGAGCTGCTGCTCGACTCCCGCTGGGAACTGGGAACTCCCTCGAAGGCTGAAGGGGAGTTGGCGTGGCTGCAACATGCTTACGCCCACACCGACCGAGGCGGTCAGGTCCTCATGGTGATGCCCGCCTCGGTCGCCTATCGGAAGGCCGGCCGTCGCATCCGGGCGGAACTGGTACGCCGAGGCATCCTGCGCCAACTGGTCGCCTTGCCCCCGGGGACGGCGACCTCCCACGCACTGTCCGTCCATCTGTGGTGTCTGCGGCGTCCTGAGAGCACGGGGAGCGCGGAAGAGATCAGGACCGTGCGGATGATCGACCTGACTGACAACAGTCCGGAAGGAAGCTTGGAACCACGCCCGGACCAAGTCGTGGACGTGCCGCTCATCGAGCTTCTCGACGACACCGTCGATCTGACCCCCGCAAGCCATCTACGAACCCGTCATCGCGACTTTCCCGGCGAGTACGCCGCCTTGCGCAAGGAACTGGACGACGAGGTCCGCCGACTCGCCGCGCTCCTGCCGGGGCTGAAGCCAGGTGTGCGACCGGGGTCGTTGGACGGTGCCACCACCAGCGTCGCGGATCTCGCCCGCGCCGGACTTGTCACGTACGACGGTCCGGAACCGGTCTCGGCCAGTGAGCAGTTGGACACGGACTATCTGCAGGGATTCCTGCTCAGCTCCGTCAATGCCCGCCGGTCCACCAGCGCCAGTGGGACCTACCGCATGGACGGCAAGGGTTCACGCATCCCTCGCATGGACATTGCCGACCAGAGACGGTACGGGGCGGCATTCCGCGCCCTGTCCGCGTTCGAGGAAGGCATGCGCAAGGTCGGCGATCTCAGCCGGCAACTCTCCGAGGTCGCCCGTGACGGTCTTGCCGCGGGCGCACTGATGCCGGAGGAGTAA
- a CDS encoding MBL fold metallo-hydrolase: protein MFFVDTIELEGLGNRSYLAGGERSAVVVDPPRDVDQVLAVAARRGVRISHVVETHIHNDYVTGGPELARVTGAVYLIPAGAHVSFARTPVADGDTVDVDTGLTLAAVATPGHTPHHTAYVLAEAGRPVAAFTGGSLLIGTVGRPDLVEPRLTEQLARAQHASARRLADALPDDTAVLPTHGFGSFCSSAQADGDSTTIGKEKAGNAALTVDVDTFVADLVAGLEDVPAYYAHMGPANAAGPAPVDLTPPSLADPDEIAARLAAGEWVVDLRNRVAFARGHVTGSFNFEADGKLATYLAWLIPWGKPVTLLAESAEQLASAQRELVRVGIDRPAAAATGGPASWLRDGESAASFPCATFAELAARERGRDGIVVLDVRRASERAGGWIEGSVHIPVHQLHGRVGEVPDGTVWVHCAGGMRAGIAASLLDAYGRRVVAVDDGFAAATEAGLSVVTG from the coding sequence GTGTTCTTCGTCGACACCATCGAGCTCGAAGGCCTGGGCAACCGCAGTTACCTCGCCGGCGGCGAGCGGTCGGCGGTGGTCGTGGATCCGCCCCGCGACGTCGACCAGGTCCTGGCCGTCGCGGCCCGGCGGGGAGTGCGGATATCCCACGTGGTGGAGACGCACATCCACAACGACTACGTCACCGGCGGCCCGGAGCTCGCACGCGTGACCGGCGCCGTCTACCTCATCCCGGCCGGTGCGCACGTCTCGTTCGCCCGGACCCCCGTCGCCGACGGCGACACCGTCGACGTCGACACCGGTCTCACGCTGGCGGCCGTGGCGACGCCCGGTCACACCCCGCACCACACGGCATATGTGCTCGCCGAGGCCGGGCGGCCGGTCGCGGCGTTCACCGGGGGCTCGCTGCTCATCGGCACGGTCGGCCGGCCCGACCTCGTCGAGCCGCGCCTCACCGAGCAGCTGGCACGCGCCCAGCACGCCTCTGCGCGCCGCCTCGCCGACGCCCTGCCCGACGACACGGCGGTCCTGCCCACGCACGGCTTCGGCAGCTTCTGCTCATCGGCGCAGGCGGACGGCGACTCCACGACGATCGGGAAGGAGAAGGCCGGTAACGCGGCGCTCACCGTGGACGTGGACACCTTCGTCGCCGACCTGGTGGCCGGGCTGGAGGACGTGCCCGCGTACTACGCGCACATGGGCCCCGCCAACGCCGCCGGGCCCGCCCCCGTCGATCTGACCCCGCCCTCGCTCGCGGATCCGGACGAGATCGCCGCGCGGCTCGCGGCCGGCGAGTGGGTGGTGGACCTGCGCAACCGGGTCGCGTTCGCGCGGGGGCACGTGACGGGCTCGTTCAACTTCGAGGCCGACGGCAAGCTCGCCACTTATCTGGCCTGGCTGATCCCCTGGGGCAAGCCGGTCACCCTCCTCGCGGAGTCGGCGGAGCAACTGGCCTCCGCCCAGCGGGAACTGGTGCGGGTCGGCATCGACCGCCCGGCCGCCGCCGCGACCGGCGGCCCCGCCTCGTGGCTCCGCGACGGCGAGAGCGCGGCCTCCTTCCCCTGCGCCACGTTCGCGGAACTGGCGGCGCGGGAGAGGGGGCGGGACGGGATCGTCGTGCTCGACGTGCGGCGCGCGTCCGAGCGTGCGGGCGGCTGGATCGAGGGATCGGTGCACATCCCGGTCCACCAGTTGCACGGCCGCGTCGGAGAGGTACCCGACGGCACGGTCTGGGTGCACTGCGCGGGCGGCATGCGCGCGGGGATCGCCGCATCGCTGCTGGACGCCTACGGACGACGGGTCGTCGCCGTGGACGACGGCTTCGCCGCCGCGACCGAGGCCGGGCTGAGCGTCGTCACCGGCTGA
- a CDS encoding rhodanese-like domain-containing protein translates to MFLFRRREQRLTVGEARARTGGDRPEAVLLDVREKPEWRAGHAPGAAHAPLTGLAAGAALPEEAQGRPLAVICRSGHRSRQAARILAARGAQVKDVEGGMNAWAAAGFPVVDERGNSGSIA, encoded by the coding sequence ATGTTCCTCTTCCGAAGGCGCGAACAGCGCCTGACCGTGGGCGAGGCACGCGCCCGCACCGGCGGCGACCGGCCGGAAGCCGTCCTGCTGGACGTGCGCGAGAAGCCCGAGTGGAGGGCCGGGCACGCCCCGGGCGCCGCACACGCCCCGCTGACCGGACTGGCGGCGGGCGCAGCCCTGCCAGAGGAGGCGCAGGGCCGTCCGCTCGCCGTGATCTGCCGCAGCGGGCACCGCTCACGGCAGGCGGCGAGGATTCTCGCCGCTCGGGGCGCACAGGTGAAAGACGTGGAGGGCGGCATGAACGCGTGGGCCGCCGCCGGATTCCCGGTCGTCGACGAGCGCGGGAACAGCGGATCCATAGCGTGA